A genomic window from Pseudonocardia broussonetiae includes:
- a CDS encoding 3'-5' exonuclease, translating into MTSSVQDLHRRASAGLGDRPGTVLLAADGPDRPDLLLIDRAVGLLAIEFDPHGHSATDRAPFVRLNRKRAELRAALGGLADAGVGGAVVLGAATGPFPVQPASAVLGLPELDDAAWPDRLPPRPLDEETFRAIVDRLAPSIVFTRRGRTSSHDPGSVARADLRLQLDAAQAAVALAAVRDVAVVTGPPGSGKTLLLAARARQLATAHPGWTVAVVMYNKSLMHYVNDLIGVPSVLVGTVGRIAHHLGLWVDFAGGPAAAAALTAVRARRLPPVLDALLVDEAQDLDPAWLHTLMDAVRPGRGGTVIVADPAQGLYRDVDLDGALRGRDVARHVLIRPYRSTRPILRAAQALAPAGPGIPSAGAPDGEPVDLVWAASWDEQAACVAAEVQAMIADGHRRPADIAVLVTKIGGTLKRLRLALDERQVAYAVVDRDNSATYTPGADAVTLLTVHSGKGHEFPVVVLFGLEAVPDGRGDAEAARKARVGYVGVTRARDQLLITYTRTNPHVANLLDLGDDVRRWTWPDDYEV; encoded by the coding sequence GTGACCTCATCGGTGCAGGACCTGCACCGCCGGGCGTCGGCGGGGTTGGGGGACCGGCCGGGCACCGTCCTGCTGGCCGCCGACGGGCCGGACCGTCCCGACCTGCTGCTCATCGACCGGGCCGTGGGCCTGCTCGCGATCGAGTTCGACCCGCACGGCCACAGCGCCACGGACCGGGCGCCGTTCGTGCGTCTCAACCGCAAGCGGGCCGAGCTGCGGGCCGCCCTCGGCGGGCTGGCCGACGCCGGGGTGGGGGGGGCCGTCGTGCTGGGCGCGGCGACGGGACCGTTCCCGGTGCAGCCGGCGAGCGCCGTGCTCGGCCTCCCCGAGCTGGACGACGCGGCGTGGCCGGACCGCCTTCCGCCCCGCCCGCTCGACGAGGAGACCTTCCGGGCGATCGTGGACCGGCTCGCCCCGTCGATCGTGTTCACCCGCCGGGGCCGCACCAGCTCCCACGACCCCGGCTCCGTGGCCCGCGCCGACCTGCGCCTACAGCTCGACGCCGCACAGGCGGCCGTCGCGCTCGCTGCGGTCCGCGACGTCGCCGTAGTGACCGGGCCGCCGGGCAGCGGGAAGACGCTGCTCCTCGCCGCCCGCGCCCGGCAGCTCGCCACCGCGCACCCGGGGTGGACCGTCGCGGTCGTCATGTACAACAAGTCGCTCATGCACTACGTGAACGACCTCATCGGTGTTCCGTCCGTGCTGGTCGGCACCGTCGGACGGATCGCGCACCATCTCGGGCTGTGGGTCGACTTCGCCGGCGGGCCCGCGGCGGCAGCCGCGCTCACCGCGGTACGGGCCCGCCGCCTCCCGCCGGTGCTCGACGCGCTGCTCGTCGACGAGGCCCAGGACCTCGACCCGGCGTGGCTGCACACCCTGATGGACGCCGTCCGGCCCGGCCGCGGGGGCACCGTGATCGTCGCGGACCCGGCGCAGGGTCTCTACCGTGACGTCGACCTCGACGGGGCGCTGCGCGGCCGGGACGTCGCCCGGCACGTCCTCATCCGGCCCTACCGCAGTACCCGGCCGATCCTGCGGGCCGCCCAGGCCCTCGCCCCGGCCGGGCCGGGCATCCCGTCCGCCGGGGCGCCGGACGGGGAACCCGTCGACCTCGTCTGGGCGGCCTCCTGGGACGAACAGGCCGCCTGCGTGGCGGCCGAGGTCCAGGCGATGATCGCGGACGGCCACCGGCGGCCCGCCGATATCGCGGTGCTCGTCACCAAGATCGGCGGCACGCTGAAGCGGCTGCGCCTGGCGCTCGACGAGCGGCAGGTCGCGTACGCCGTCGTCGATCGCGACAACTCCGCGACCTACACGCCGGGCGCCGACGCCGTCACGTTGCTGACCGTGCACTCCGGGAAGGGCCACGAGTTCCCCGTCGTGGTGCTGTTCGGCCTGGAGGCCGTGCCCGACGGTCGGGGTGACGCCGAGGCCGCGCGCAAGGCCCGCGTCGGCTACGTCGGCGTGACCCGCGCCCGCGACCAGCTCCTGATCACCTACACACGCACGAACCCGCACGTGGCGAACCTGCTCGACCTCGGTGACGACGTCCGTCGCTGGACCTGGCCCGACGACTACGAGGTGTGA
- a CDS encoding Eco57I restriction-modification methylase domain-containing protein, whose product MRALRADWKDREEHTKATPRSGLTGLGAKFGSLLVQAREQRSEKLLRTLHDAVRQALQLDGPEVEVGELAVPAVVRGEGLLVLQARDAMTVEDVLDGDGAGHLLGPATVDGKPETTTSRVLSALFGAETPPALVVVTAGAWVLLAERSSWPEGRWLAVDLATALERHDTRAAGELETIAALVSADALLPRDDGSVLLLTLLEESVKHAVGVSKDLRGGVRESIELLATDVLRRRAELGLPSDVDGLAPDLTRQSLRFLYRILFLLYAEARPELGVLPVGTSEYAEGYGLDRLRELVLTDLTSDAAERGTHLYDSLRILFRLVNDGYPPETLGADGVISPADGPADAPSAGADDGGELRFEALRADLFSADATALIDEVGLGNRCLQQVLARLLLSPERRGRDRGFVSYAQLGINQLGAVYEGLMSYTGSIATRHLVEVARDGDPSKGSWVVPEEDTREFDPRWFVERVDPETDVSARVRYAPGDFVYRLSGRDRQRSASYYTPEVLTRCVVTHSLAELFTDDTPAADVLDVRVCEPALGSGAFLVEAVDQLADQYLTRRQRELGDRIDPEDVSAQKQRVKAYIALHNCYGVDLNSTAVELAEITLWLDAMHPGLRAPWFGLHLRRGNSLIGARRETWTPADIAKGGWLTTVPTPRPLGSAVSPYEVHHFLLPAAGWGAVADTKEAKEGRPAATDTLKKWRRSNKTALSKTELARLQALGQRVETLWTLAQRRLEVAEREIRRDIPIWGAADLPSGTGAVQREQIEASLTDPASAYRRLRRVMDAWAALWFWPVTTSVALPTRAQWIDACEMLLGVRSKAEAKLGRGLFADAATWPELDDAEQSEISFTTMRPVDEVLAAHPWLGVCAGIAEREGFFHWEFDFAPVFAERGGFDLQLGNPPWVRPDWDDNLVLAEDDAWFGLADKPGVTEVRERREQVLDDGDVRYLDERASLAGTSAHLGSAVDRPVLAGLRPDLYRCFMDRTWRSMGDGGIVGLIHPESHFTEAAAGRLRRHTYSRLRRHWQFRNERKLFEIGNTREFGLHVYAAPGDPDFLNAAALYVPETIDRSFHHDGSGPEPGIKDDEDRWDARPHAARLVSVNCEVLATWAALIEEPGTPAIEARMLRPITAASQQVLDKLAGAPRFATSRFDWASGWNEATDRTAGFFISGSAVPPSLDDVIIQGPHLSVANPFYQNPPATYRTFKDYRAVDLEELRELVIPRTNYQRAKPTPDYIAGYPRWGGVPANRFWRVAWRRMADSSTVRTLHAALIPPGPMHVHPVLTLTADSLDLAVAAGMWASLPVDFFAKVGGSSEMNTSVVRRFPHPRDHVLVPDLILRALRLNCLTADYAPLWEELFDPSWQLDQWTRDLPAVPLHEVGPRWTMQTPLRRDAERRQALVEIDALAAVMLGITAEELCAIYRTQFGVLRKYERVMQHDRNGRQVPKDVLKVANQRGADLGRYELPFTPVDREAEMTEAHERFTARMRMREAAHEGFDTGDPDLTAEILRQSRATGYSPGFLHRVNDGSGFRMVEPTPDTSPEAMAVLRAEGVDAWRAFAARQGEPR is encoded by the coding sequence GTGCGCGCGCTGCGTGCGGACTGGAAGGACCGCGAGGAGCACACCAAGGCCACCCCGCGGTCCGGGCTGACCGGGCTGGGGGCGAAGTTCGGCTCGCTGCTGGTCCAGGCGCGGGAGCAGAGGTCGGAGAAGCTGCTCAGAACGCTGCACGACGCCGTCCGGCAGGCGCTGCAGCTCGACGGCCCTGAGGTCGAGGTCGGAGAGCTCGCGGTGCCGGCGGTGGTGCGCGGTGAAGGGCTGCTGGTGCTCCAGGCCCGCGACGCGATGACCGTCGAGGACGTACTGGACGGCGACGGCGCCGGGCACCTGCTCGGCCCGGCCACGGTCGACGGCAAGCCGGAGACCACCACCTCCCGGGTGCTCTCGGCACTCTTCGGCGCCGAGACGCCGCCTGCGCTGGTGGTGGTCACGGCCGGGGCATGGGTGCTGTTGGCCGAGCGGTCGAGCTGGCCGGAGGGTCGTTGGCTCGCCGTCGACCTCGCCACCGCGCTGGAGCGGCACGACACCCGGGCGGCGGGGGAGCTGGAAACGATCGCGGCGCTCGTGTCGGCTGACGCCCTCCTGCCCCGCGACGACGGTTCCGTCCTGCTGCTGACCCTGCTCGAGGAGTCGGTCAAGCACGCCGTCGGCGTCTCGAAGGACCTCCGCGGCGGGGTGCGGGAGTCGATCGAGCTGCTGGCCACCGATGTGCTGCGCCGACGCGCCGAGCTGGGCCTGCCGTCCGACGTGGACGGGCTCGCGCCCGACCTCACCCGCCAGTCGCTGCGCTTCCTCTACCGCATCCTGTTCCTGCTCTACGCCGAGGCGCGCCCCGAGCTGGGGGTGCTGCCCGTCGGCACCAGCGAGTACGCCGAGGGCTACGGCCTCGACCGGCTGCGCGAGTTGGTGCTGACCGACCTCACCAGCGACGCCGCCGAGCGCGGCACCCACCTCTACGACTCCCTGCGCATCCTGTTCCGGCTGGTCAACGACGGCTACCCGCCGGAGACGCTGGGCGCCGACGGGGTGATCTCCCCTGCCGACGGCCCGGCCGACGCGCCGTCCGCCGGCGCGGACGACGGCGGCGAGCTGCGCTTCGAGGCCCTGCGCGCCGACCTGTTCTCGGCCGACGCCACCGCGCTGATCGACGAGGTCGGCCTCGGCAACCGCTGCCTGCAGCAGGTGCTGGCCCGGTTGCTGCTCTCCCCGGAGCGCCGCGGCCGCGACCGCGGCTTCGTCTCCTACGCCCAGCTCGGCATCAACCAGCTCGGTGCGGTGTACGAGGGCCTGATGTCCTACACCGGATCGATCGCCACCCGGCACCTGGTCGAGGTCGCCCGCGACGGCGACCCGTCCAAGGGCAGCTGGGTGGTGCCGGAGGAGGACACCCGCGAGTTCGACCCGCGCTGGTTCGTGGAACGGGTCGATCCGGAGACCGACGTGTCGGCCCGCGTCCGCTACGCCCCCGGCGACTTCGTCTACCGGCTCTCGGGCCGCGATCGCCAGCGCAGCGCCTCCTACTACACCCCCGAGGTCCTCACTCGCTGCGTCGTCACCCACTCGCTCGCCGAGCTGTTCACCGACGACACCCCGGCCGCCGACGTCCTCGACGTCCGCGTCTGCGAGCCCGCCCTGGGTTCCGGCGCGTTCCTCGTGGAGGCGGTCGACCAGCTCGCCGACCAGTACCTGACGCGGCGCCAGCGCGAGCTGGGGGATCGCATCGACCCCGAGGACGTGTCTGCCCAGAAGCAGCGCGTGAAGGCCTACATCGCGCTGCACAACTGCTACGGCGTGGATCTCAACTCCACCGCCGTGGAGCTGGCGGAGATCACCCTGTGGCTCGACGCCATGCACCCCGGCCTGCGCGCACCCTGGTTCGGGCTGCATCTCCGCCGCGGCAACTCGCTGATCGGCGCCCGCCGCGAGACCTGGACCCCCGCCGACATCGCAAAGGGCGGCTGGCTCACCACCGTGCCGACGCCCCGCCCGCTCGGCTCCGCGGTGTCGCCCTACGAGGTGCACCACTTCCTGCTCCCTGCCGCCGGGTGGGGCGCGGTGGCCGACACGAAGGAGGCGAAGGAGGGCCGACCTGCGGCCACCGACACGCTGAAGAAGTGGCGCCGCTCGAACAAGACTGCGCTGAGCAAGACCGAGCTGGCCCGGCTCCAGGCGCTCGGGCAGCGGGTGGAGACCCTGTGGACGCTCGCCCAGCGCCGCCTGGAGGTGGCCGAACGGGAGATCCGCCGCGACATCCCGATCTGGGGCGCTGCCGACCTGCCCTCGGGCACCGGCGCCGTGCAACGCGAGCAGATCGAGGCCAGCCTCACCGACCCCGCGAGCGCCTACCGCCGGCTGCGCCGGGTGATGGACGCCTGGGCGGCGCTGTGGTTCTGGCCGGTCACCACCTCCGTCGCCCTCCCGACGCGGGCGCAGTGGATCGACGCCTGCGAGATGCTGCTCGGGGTGCGCAGCAAGGCCGAGGCCAAGCTCGGCCGGGGCCTGTTCGCCGACGCCGCCACCTGGCCGGAGCTCGACGACGCCGAGCAGTCCGAGATCAGCTTCACGACCATGCGCCCGGTCGACGAGGTGCTCGCCGCGCACCCGTGGCTCGGGGTGTGCGCCGGGATCGCGGAGCGGGAGGGGTTCTTCCACTGGGAGTTCGACTTCGCCCCCGTCTTCGCCGAACGCGGGGGCTTCGATCTCCAGCTCGGCAACCCGCCCTGGGTGCGGCCGGACTGGGACGACAACCTGGTCCTGGCCGAGGACGACGCGTGGTTCGGGTTGGCCGACAAGCCGGGCGTCACCGAGGTGCGGGAGCGGCGTGAGCAGGTGCTCGACGACGGGGACGTGCGGTACCTCGACGAGCGCGCATCGCTCGCGGGCACGAGCGCGCACCTGGGCAGCGCTGTCGACCGGCCCGTTCTGGCTGGGCTGCGGCCCGACTTGTACCGCTGCTTCATGGACCGCACCTGGCGCAGCATGGGTGACGGCGGGATTGTCGGGCTGATCCATCCGGAGTCGCATTTCACCGAAGCGGCGGCGGGGAGGTTGAGGCGGCACACCTACAGTCGTTTGCGACGCCATTGGCAGTTCCGCAACGAGCGAAAGCTGTTCGAGATCGGCAATACCCGGGAGTTCGGGTTGCACGTGTACGCGGCTCCGGGTGATCCTGACTTTCTCAACGCTGCCGCGCTGTATGTTCCCGAAACGATCGACCGGTCCTTCCATCATGACGGCAGTGGCCCGGAGCCAGGCATCAAGGATGACGAAGACCGATGGGACGCTAGACCACACGCGGCGCGGCTGGTGTCGGTCAATTGCGAAGTGCTTGCGACCTGGGCTGCCCTCATCGAAGAGCCAGGAACTCCGGCGATCGAGGCACGCATGTTGCGTCCCATCACCGCGGCGAGTCAACAGGTGCTCGACAAGCTCGCGGGAGCGCCGCGATTCGCTACATCACGCTTCGACTGGGCTTCAGGTTGGAACGAGGCAACCGATAGGACCGCTGGCTTCTTTATCAGTGGCTCTGCCGTGCCCCCGTCGCTCGACGATGTGATCATTCAGGGCCCTCATCTAAGCGTTGCCAACCCGTTCTATCAGAATCCACCAGCTACCTACCGGACCTTCAAGGACTATCGGGCTGTCGACCTGGAGGAACTGCGAGAGCTGGTCATCCCGCGCACTAACTACCAGCGCGCCAAGCCGACCCCGGACTACATCGCCGGTTACCCGCGGTGGGGCGGCGTCCCGGCGAACCGATTCTGGCGTGTGGCCTGGCGGCGCATGGCTGACTCCTCAACGGTTCGCACGCTGCATGCCGCGCTGATTCCGCCTGGGCCAATGCATGTTCACCCCGTGCTCACTCTCACCGCCGATTCCTTGGATCTTGCTGTCGCCGCCGGCATGTGGGCGTCCCTGCCGGTCGACTTTTTTGCGAAGGTTGGCGGCTCGTCAGAGATGAACACGTCGGTCGTCCGGCGCTTCCCCCACCCCCGCGACCACGTCCTTGTCCCCGACCTGATCCTCCGGGCCCTGCGCCTGAACTGCCTGACCGCCGACTACGCCCCGCTGTGGGAGGAGCTGTTCGACCCGTCCTGGCAGCTCGACCAGTGGACCCGCGACCTACCGGCCGTTCCGCTGCACGAGGTGGGGCCACGCTGGACCATGCAGACCCCGCTTCGCCGCGACGCGGAACGCCGGCAGGCGCTGGTGGAGATCGACGCGTTGGCCGCGGTGATGCTGGGAATCACCGCAGAGGAACTGTGCGCGATCTACCGCACCCAGTTCGGGGTGCTGCGCAAGTACGAGCGGGTGATGCAGCACGACCGCAACGGCCGTCAGGTGCCCAAGGACGTTCTGAAGGTCGCGAATCAGCGCGGGGCCGACCTGGGCCGCTACGAACTCCCGTTCACCCCGGTCGACCGGGAGGCGGAGATGACTGAGGCCCACGAGCGGTTCACCGCCCGCATGCGGATGCGGGAGGCCGCGCACGAGGGCTTCGACACCGGCGACCCGGACCTCACCGCCGAGATCCTGCGGCAGTCCCGCGCCACCGGCTACAGCCCCGGGTTCCTGCACCGCGTCAACGACGGCAGCGGGTTCCGGATGGTGGAGCCGACGCCGGACACCTCGCCCGAGGCGATGGCGGTGCTGCGGGCCGAGGGCGTCGACGCCTGGCGCGCGTTCGCGGCCCGGCAGGGGGAGCCGCGGTGA
- a CDS encoding helicase-related protein has translation MQGAFAAGGVVVVRDEEWIVSACDRVGGGWRVRCLGSSELVRGVSATFYSALDDIAPLDPADAELVRDDSPQFRRSRLWVEAVLRKTPVPLHEPGLTVSRDMLLDPLDFQRQAVAEALDPARLRPRLLIADAVGLGKTLEIGMILAELARRGRAERVLVVTPRHVLEQMQYELWTRFGIPLVRLDSDGIAQVRRRLPASRNPFTYFPKVIVSIDTLKSARYRSHLEKHLWDAVVIDESHNLTNPGTQNNKLARILAQRTEALILASATPHNGKAESFAELIGLLDPTAIVDPEHYEMRDIAHLFIRRHRHSPDVDREVGHKWAKRPEPQVLAVPASPAEDAVATELSQVWLHPEGESPVAGAGRRLFPWTLAKAFLSSPEALAETVANRTKTLASSGELHTPEGTALTRLAELVEGALGGGCAKLDALVEHLGAIGVGRGKETRVVLFSERVATLKWLRRELPSRLRMPDDAFAVLHGGLIDKEQHAVVDAFQRSATPVRVLITGDVASEGVNLHKQCSRLVHVDIPWSLIRIEQRNGRIDRYGQLEEPQITALALTTSDERFSGDVRVLARLLAKEHTAHTALGDAASLMRLHDVGAEEEAVRRALAEGRPIDEVAPDPAPDGDVAGSFDAFFDALGEDVVDAPAEAAQLGLFDRQVDFLREALHEACPDPAASVRSGGVGWTEHPAEQLVELVPPPDLMARLKVLPQSYLTQRQVREKLLLAVTPEAGTESLRRATQGTAAGDQTTQWPLAHFLSPLHPVLDWAVDRALSRLGRNQVPVATAAVDAPTALVLGTLTNGRGQVVLRALVGMEFFAPGVAPMVHPDAVDVLARAGFRTGAVNANASLDLEVHRPLVPAAVTQMRQYMSSLATERASTMGEPLQAAAQRIDAWRRASQARADGMSAQRATALRRRIDRHGDASAELVVSLNARAEPMVRVLLLLLPEGS, from the coding sequence GTGCAGGGGGCGTTCGCGGCGGGCGGCGTAGTGGTCGTCCGCGACGAGGAGTGGATCGTCTCGGCCTGCGACCGGGTCGGCGGCGGCTGGCGAGTCCGCTGCCTGGGCAGCTCAGAGCTGGTGCGCGGAGTGTCGGCCACCTTTTACAGCGCGCTCGACGACATCGCACCCCTCGACCCGGCCGACGCCGAGCTGGTGCGCGACGACTCCCCGCAGTTCCGGCGCAGCCGGTTGTGGGTGGAGGCGGTGCTGCGCAAGACTCCGGTGCCGCTGCACGAGCCGGGGCTGACGGTGAGCCGCGACATGCTGCTCGACCCCCTGGACTTCCAGCGTCAGGCCGTCGCCGAGGCGCTCGATCCGGCTAGATTGCGGCCGCGGCTGTTGATCGCCGACGCGGTGGGGCTGGGGAAGACCCTGGAGATCGGGATGATCCTCGCCGAGCTGGCCCGCCGCGGCCGCGCGGAGCGGGTCCTCGTGGTCACGCCGCGGCACGTGCTGGAGCAGATGCAGTACGAGCTGTGGACGCGCTTCGGGATCCCACTCGTGCGCCTCGACTCCGACGGGATCGCCCAGGTCCGGCGCCGGCTCCCGGCGAGCCGCAACCCGTTCACCTACTTCCCGAAGGTGATCGTCTCGATCGACACGCTCAAGTCGGCGCGCTACCGCTCGCACCTGGAGAAGCACCTATGGGACGCCGTCGTGATCGACGAGTCGCACAACCTCACCAACCCCGGCACGCAGAACAACAAGCTGGCCCGGATCCTGGCGCAGAGGACCGAGGCGCTCATCCTGGCCTCGGCCACCCCGCACAACGGGAAGGCGGAGTCGTTTGCCGAGTTGATCGGCCTGCTCGACCCCACTGCGATCGTCGACCCCGAGCACTACGAGATGCGCGACATCGCCCACTTGTTCATCCGCCGGCACCGGCACTCCCCGGACGTCGACCGCGAGGTCGGCCACAAGTGGGCGAAGCGCCCCGAACCGCAGGTGCTGGCTGTGCCGGCGAGCCCGGCGGAGGACGCGGTGGCGACCGAGCTGTCGCAGGTGTGGCTGCATCCCGAAGGTGAGTCGCCGGTGGCCGGCGCCGGCCGCAGGCTGTTCCCCTGGACGCTGGCGAAGGCATTCCTGTCCTCGCCCGAGGCGCTGGCCGAGACGGTGGCGAACCGGACCAAGACGCTGGCGTCGAGCGGTGAGCTCCACACCCCCGAGGGCACGGCGCTGACCCGGCTGGCCGAGCTGGTCGAGGGTGCGCTCGGCGGTGGCTGCGCGAAGCTCGACGCGCTGGTGGAGCACCTCGGCGCGATCGGCGTCGGGCGCGGGAAGGAGACGCGGGTGGTGCTGTTCAGCGAGCGCGTCGCGACCCTGAAGTGGCTGCGCCGGGAGCTGCCCTCCCGGCTGCGGATGCCGGACGACGCGTTCGCGGTGCTGCACGGCGGTCTGATCGACAAGGAGCAGCACGCGGTCGTCGACGCCTTCCAGCGCTCGGCCACCCCGGTGCGGGTCCTGATCACCGGTGACGTCGCCAGCGAGGGCGTCAACCTGCACAAGCAGTGCAGCCGGCTCGTGCACGTCGACATCCCGTGGAGCCTGATCCGGATCGAGCAGCGCAACGGCCGCATCGACCGCTACGGGCAGCTGGAGGAGCCGCAGATCACCGCGCTCGCTCTGACGACGTCCGACGAGCGGTTCTCCGGAGACGTCCGCGTGCTCGCCCGCCTCCTGGCCAAGGAGCACACCGCGCACACCGCGCTCGGCGACGCCGCATCGCTGATGCGTCTGCACGACGTGGGCGCCGAGGAGGAGGCCGTGCGCCGGGCACTGGCCGAGGGCCGCCCGATCGACGAGGTCGCTCCGGATCCCGCGCCCGACGGCGACGTCGCCGGGAGCTTCGACGCCTTCTTCGACGCCCTGGGCGAGGACGTGGTGGACGCGCCTGCGGAGGCGGCGCAGCTCGGGCTGTTCGACCGCCAGGTCGACTTCCTGCGCGAGGCCCTGCACGAGGCGTGCCCCGACCCGGCCGCGAGCGTCCGCAGCGGGGGAGTGGGGTGGACCGAGCACCCGGCAGAGCAGCTGGTGGAGCTCGTGCCGCCGCCCGACCTGATGGCCCGGCTGAAGGTGCTGCCGCAGAGCTACCTCACCCAGCGCCAGGTCCGCGAGAAGCTGCTGCTGGCCGTCACCCCGGAGGCCGGCACCGAGTCGCTGCGCCGCGCGACGCAGGGCACGGCCGCGGGTGACCAGACCACGCAGTGGCCGCTCGCGCACTTCCTGTCCCCGCTGCATCCCGTGCTCGACTGGGCGGTCGACCGCGCGCTGAGCCGGCTCGGCCGCAACCAGGTGCCGGTGGCCACCGCCGCCGTCGACGCCCCGACCGCGCTGGTGCTCGGCACGTTGACCAACGGCCGGGGGCAGGTTGTGCTGCGCGCCCTGGTCGGCATGGAGTTCTTCGCGCCGGGAGTGGCGCCGATGGTGCACCCGGACGCCGTCGACGTGCTGGCGCGCGCCGGGTTCCGCACGGGCGCGGTGAACGCCAACGCCTCCCTCGACCTCGAGGTCCACCGGCCGCTGGTGCCCGCCGCGGTGACGCAGATGCGCCAGTACATGTCCTCGCTCGCCACCGAGCGCGCATCGACGATGGGGGAGCCGTTGCAGGCCGCCGCACAGCGGATCGACGCGTGGCGCCGCGCGTCGCAGGCCCGGGCCGACGGGATGAGCGCCCAGCGGGCCACGGCTCTGCGCCGGCGGATCGACCGCCACGGCGACGCCTCGGCCGAGCTCGTGGTGTCCCTGAACGCCCGGGCCGAACCGATGGTGCGGGTCCTGCTTCTGCTCCTCCCGGAGGGATCGTGA
- a CDS encoding DUF899 domain-containing protein: MTDTLPAHPVVDAAEWDAARRALLVQEKELTRARDAMAARRRRMPWTPVEREYAFDGPDGRVSLPDLFDGRRQLIVYRAFLEPGVHGWPDHACRGCSLVADQVAHVAHLHARDTTLVFASRAPQPDIARVKERMGWTMPWFTMTDGFDADFGVDQWHGTNAFLRDGDRVYRTYFVDNRGDEAMGGTWSYLDITALGRQESWEDSPEGYPQSPPYAWWNWHDAY; this comes from the coding sequence GTGACTGACACCCTGCCCGCCCACCCGGTCGTCGACGCCGCCGAGTGGGACGCCGCGAGGCGCGCGCTGCTCGTGCAGGAGAAGGAGCTCACCCGCGCCCGCGACGCCATGGCGGCGCGGCGGCGCCGGATGCCGTGGACGCCCGTCGAGCGGGAGTACGCGTTCGACGGCCCCGACGGACGGGTGAGCCTGCCCGACCTGTTCGACGGCCGACGCCAGCTGATCGTCTACCGCGCGTTCCTCGAGCCCGGGGTGCACGGCTGGCCCGACCACGCCTGCCGCGGCTGCTCGCTGGTGGCCGACCAGGTCGCGCACGTCGCCCACCTGCACGCCCGCGACACGACCCTGGTCTTCGCCTCCCGCGCCCCGCAGCCCGACATCGCCCGGGTGAAGGAGCGGATGGGTTGGACGATGCCCTGGTTCACGATGACCGACGGGTTCGACGCCGACTTCGGCGTCGACCAGTGGCACGGCACCAACGCCTTCCTGCGCGACGGCGACCGCGTCTACCGGACGTACTTCGTCGACAACCGCGGTGACGAGGCGATGGGCGGGACGTGGAGCTACCTCGACATCACCGCCCTGGGCCGGCAGGAGTCGTGGGAGGACTCGCCCGAGGGCTACCCCCAGTCCCCGCCGTACGCGTGGTGGAACTGGCACGACGCCTACTAG
- a CDS encoding ArsR/SmtB family transcription factor produces MPPDPAAGDGDVEAVAEQVFVALADPTRRAVLAALASGGPATATDLAGRLPITRQAIAKHLALLADAGLVTAEPGERRRVRYRLRSAPMQVAQQFLAALARDWDGPLDRLTHHLGGPRD; encoded by the coding sequence GTGCCGCCTGACCCCGCGGCGGGGGACGGGGACGTCGAGGCCGTCGCCGAGCAGGTGTTCGTCGCCCTCGCCGACCCCACCCGCCGCGCCGTGCTGGCGGCGCTCGCCTCCGGCGGCCCGGCCACGGCCACCGACCTGGCCGGCCGCCTGCCCATCACCCGGCAGGCGATCGCCAAGCACCTGGCCCTGCTCGCGGACGCGGGGCTCGTCACCGCCGAGCCGGGGGAGCGGCGCCGCGTGCGCTACCGGCTCCGCTCGGCCCCGATGCAGGTGGCGCAGCAGTTCCTCGCCGCGCTGGCCCGCGACTGGGACGGCCCGCTCGACCGACTCACCCACCACCTCGGAGGACCCCGTGACTGA
- a CDS encoding SRPBCC domain-containing protein, protein MGFPDRIERTVEIARPPADVWAALTTADGLAAWFGETATIDLRPGGAAEMSWSSGDVARMRVERVEEPSVFAFTWHINGLPEDDPRRTYVEFTLEETGPGTRLTVVESGFGQLPDDAHAKAFGGNTEGWASELGELVAHLGAA, encoded by the coding sequence ATGGGGTTCCCCGACCGGATCGAGCGGACCGTCGAGATCGCCCGCCCGCCCGCCGACGTGTGGGCCGCGCTCACCACCGCCGACGGCCTGGCCGCGTGGTTCGGCGAGACGGCCACGATCGACCTGCGCCCGGGCGGCGCGGCGGAGATGTCCTGGAGCAGCGGCGACGTCGCGCGGATGCGGGTCGAGCGCGTCGAGGAGCCGTCGGTGTTCGCCTTCACCTGGCACATCAACGGCCTGCCCGAGGACGACCCGCGCCGCACCTACGTCGAGTTCACGCTGGAGGAGACCGGGCCGGGCACGCGGCTGACGGTGGTCGAGTCCGGGTTCGGGCAGCTGCCCGACGACGCGCACGCGAAGGCCTTCGGCGGCAACACCGAGGGCTGGGCGAGCGAGCTGGGCGAGCTGGTCGCCCACCTCGGTGCCGCCTGA